The Fervidibacillus albus genome contains a region encoding:
- a CDS encoding DUF2804 domain-containing protein, whose protein sequence is MQREIKKQMRLLNEKGELMTRGYATKPLLEYCREDIRASKWRIKEWDYYLVTNEDYAVALTVADNGYIGFLSVSLIDFQRRWFKTTSMIKPFTFGKLNLPASSNEGDIEYKDARIEMNFSHEGKKRLLKCIMKKFYNRKDFHCEFVLSDEPRDSMIIAIPFQNKKHAFYYNRKINCMTADGKAYLGDKVYEFPPDRSFGTFDWGRGVWPYKNTWYWGSASGIINGKKFGFNIGYGFGDTSMATENMLFYDGFAHKLEEVTFHIPKRGKTFAYMDSWTFSSSDGRFEMNFQPIIDRNDSTSIGFISSDQHQVFGYFTGRAVLDNGEAIEVKNLLGFAERVVNRW, encoded by the coding sequence ATGCAAAGGGAAATCAAAAAACAAATGCGTCTTTTAAACGAAAAGGGGGAATTGATGACCCGTGGCTATGCAACGAAGCCACTACTTGAGTATTGTAGGGAAGACATTCGAGCAAGTAAATGGCGGATTAAAGAATGGGATTACTATTTAGTGACAAATGAAGATTACGCCGTTGCTTTGACTGTGGCGGATAATGGTTACATTGGATTTTTAAGCGTTTCATTGATCGATTTCCAAAGACGATGGTTTAAAACGACGAGCATGATCAAACCGTTTACGTTCGGAAAATTGAACCTGCCTGCTTCATCCAACGAAGGAGATATCGAATATAAAGATGCCCGGATTGAAATGAATTTTTCCCATGAAGGAAAGAAACGGTTACTGAAATGCATAATGAAAAAATTCTATAATCGAAAAGATTTCCATTGTGAATTCGTATTGTCAGATGAACCGCGGGACTCCATGATCATTGCCATTCCTTTCCAAAATAAAAAACACGCCTTTTACTATAATCGCAAAATCAATTGCATGACTGCCGATGGAAAGGCATATTTAGGGGATAAAGTATATGAATTTCCTCCGGATCGTTCCTTTGGGACTTTCGATTGGGGTCGGGGTGTGTGGCCATATAAAAATACGTGGTATTGGGGATCTGCATCAGGAATCATTAACGGAAAAAAATTTGGATTTAACATCGGGTATGGTTTTGGAGATACGTCTATGGCGACGGAGAATATGCTCTTTTATGACGGTTTTGCCCATAAGCTGGAAGAAGTGACGTTCCATATTCCGAAGAGGGGAAAGACGTTTGCTTACATGGATTCGTGGACGTTTTCGTCAAGCGACGGACGGTTTGAAATGAATTTCCAACCAATTATCGATCGAAACGATTCCACCTCGATCGGATTCATCTCGAGCGACCAACATCAAGTATTCGGTTATTTTACGGGAAGAGCCGTGTTGGATAACGGTGAAGCAATTGAGGTGAAAAATTTATTAGGGTTTGCTGAACGGGTCGTCAATCGTTGGTGA
- the aroD gene encoding type I 3-dehydroquinate dehydratase, protein MKSIEIGNLTIGEGLPKIIIPLTGKTEAELLHEISKVRDLKPDMIEWRADLFEKVGDFLAVRQLLDELRSALDQIPLLFTFRTKEEGGEGDVPFPDYIQLLKEMIRSQKIDLVDIELETAKPMMMDLVNLAEKYGIYVVMSHHNFRNTPPRDEIIKRLQTMEQLGAHISKIAVMPKDVNDVITLVEASWIMKTKYATRPFIAISMGKTGMLSRLGAGIFGSCATFAAGISPSAPGQIPICELRSVLDVLHRE, encoded by the coding sequence ATGAAATCGATTGAAATCGGCAACTTGACGATTGGAGAAGGCTTACCGAAAATCATCATTCCGTTGACGGGAAAAACGGAGGCGGAATTGCTTCACGAAATATCGAAGGTGAGAGATTTAAAGCCAGACATGATTGAATGGCGGGCGGATCTTTTTGAAAAGGTAGGGGATTTTTTGGCTGTCCGACAACTGCTAGATGAATTACGCAGTGCATTGGATCAAATTCCACTCCTTTTTACCTTTCGAACGAAAGAAGAAGGGGGAGAAGGAGATGTCCCTTTTCCGGATTACATCCAGTTGTTGAAAGAAATGATCCGTTCGCAAAAAATTGATTTGGTCGATATCGAATTGGAAACAGCTAAACCGATGATGATGGATCTCGTGAACTTGGCGGAAAAATACGGCATTTATGTCGTCATGTCCCATCACAATTTTCGAAATACTCCACCGAGGGATGAGATAATCAAACGGCTTCAAACGATGGAACAACTTGGGGCCCATATCTCGAAAATTGCGGTGATGCCAAAGGATGTGAATGATGTCATTACTTTGGTGGAAGCATCGTGGATAATGAAAACGAAATACGCTACCCGTCCCTTTATTGCCATATCTATGGGAAAGACGGGAATGTTGAGTCGTTTAGGGGCAGGGATATTTGGATCTTGTGCAACGTTTGCCGCAGGAATATCCCCCTCTGCACCCGGTCAAATTCCGATATGTGAACTGCGATCAGTTTTGGATGTTTTGCATCGGGAATAG
- the cydB gene encoding cytochrome d ubiquinol oxidase subunit II, producing MELSELWFVLIGVLFVGFVFLEGFDFGVGMATKFLAKNDMEKRILINTIGPFWDANEVWLLTAGGAMFAAFPHWYATLFSGYYLAFVLLLLALIARGVAFEFRGKHNTANWVKTWDWSIFLGSLLPPFLLGVLFTGLIKGLPIGADMEMNASFFGDLVNVYTVIGGIVFLMLVYLHGLMFISLKTDGDLRERANRAAQKMYLATGIGVVVFVLATAFYTDAFTNRGAILIPLYGVAVVLYLFLYSLLKNKKEGLSFTMTGLILILVTVSFFVVLFPNVMISSIDPSYSISLYDAASGAYSLKVMTIVAGIFVPIVLAYTVWSYYIFRKRVTNNKEHLEY from the coding sequence ATGGAACTCAGTGAATTATGGTTCGTACTGATCGGCGTATTGTTTGTCGGATTCGTATTTTTGGAAGGGTTCGACTTCGGCGTTGGAATGGCCACAAAGTTTTTGGCAAAAAATGATATGGAAAAACGGATATTAATAAATACAATCGGCCCTTTTTGGGATGCAAATGAAGTATGGTTACTTACAGCTGGGGGTGCGATGTTCGCTGCCTTCCCTCATTGGTATGCAACATTGTTTAGTGGATATTACTTAGCATTTGTCCTATTGTTACTTGCTCTTATTGCGCGTGGTGTCGCCTTTGAATTCCGTGGTAAGCACAATACAGCAAATTGGGTAAAAACGTGGGATTGGTCGATCTTTTTAGGAAGTTTATTACCACCCTTTTTATTGGGGGTATTGTTCACAGGTTTGATTAAAGGTCTTCCGATTGGTGCGGATATGGAAATGAACGCGAGCTTTTTCGGCGATTTAGTAAACGTATATACGGTAATCGGCGGTATCGTGTTTTTAATGCTAGTATATTTACACGGACTCATGTTTATTTCCTTGAAAACTGATGGGGATTTACGTGAACGGGCGAATCGGGCTGCTCAAAAAATGTATTTGGCAACAGGCATTGGTGTCGTCGTCTTCGTTTTAGCAACAGCCTTTTACACGGATGCCTTTACGAATCGCGGCGCAATTTTAATTCCGCTCTATGGTGTAGCAGTTGTTCTCTACTTATTCCTTTATTCCTTGTTGAAGAATAAGAAAGAAGGACTAAGCTTTACGATGACCGGTTTAATCTTAATCCTTGTGACCGTCTCTTTCTTCGTCGTCCTGTTCCCGAACGTTATGATTAGCTCCATCGATCCATCCTATAGCATTTCGTTGTACGACGCGGCATCGGGAGCGTATTCGTTGAAAGTTATGACGATCGTAGCTGGCATTTTTGTTCCGATTGTGTTAGCTTATACGGTATGGAGCTACTATATTTTCCGTAAACGAGTAACGAATAATAAGGAGCACTTAGAGTACTGA
- a CDS encoding ABC transporter permease yields METLQDILYYYAENGWYVSEQFFRQFLMSAYGVLFAAIVGIPIGIFIAHYNRLSTWVLSLANIIQTIPSLAMLAVLMLVMGLGPNTVVFSLFLYSLLPIIKNTYTGIRNIDHALLESGKGMGMTKFQVLRMVELPLSLSVIMAGLRTALIITIGVATIGTFIGAGGLGDIILRGTNASDGTVIILAGAIPTALMAIIADVFMGWLERKLVPGRKKKKMWSTSSENAV; encoded by the coding sequence ATGGAGACGTTACAAGATATATTGTATTATTATGCTGAAAATGGGTGGTACGTTTCGGAGCAATTTTTCCGCCAATTTCTTATGTCCGCATACGGCGTGTTATTTGCAGCAATCGTCGGCATTCCAATAGGTATTTTCATTGCCCATTATAATCGGCTCAGTACTTGGGTGCTATCGTTAGCGAATATTATTCAAACGATACCGTCCCTCGCTATGTTAGCTGTGCTTATGCTCGTCATGGGACTCGGTCCGAATACGGTTGTGTTTTCCTTATTTTTATATTCCCTCCTTCCAATTATAAAAAACACGTACACAGGTATTCGAAATATCGACCATGCCCTGTTAGAGTCGGGAAAGGGGATGGGAATGACGAAATTTCAAGTTCTTCGAATGGTGGAATTGCCTTTATCTCTATCGGTAATTATGGCGGGTTTACGAACGGCACTCATTATTACGATCGGTGTTGCGACAATCGGCACATTTATCGGGGCAGGTGGATTAGGGGATATTATTTTACGAGGAACGAACGCCTCGGATGGAACAGTCATTATTTTGGCTGGGGCTATTCCGACAGCACTTATGGCTATTATTGCCGATGTTTTCATGGGTTGGTTAGAAAGAAAACTCGTACCTGGAAGAAAAAAGAAAAAGATGTGGTCTACGTCTTCAGAAAATGCTGTATAA
- the cydC gene encoding thiol reductant ABC exporter subunit CydC: MELFKLYIQPYLKQYKWLMTITVLLGMMTVLAAALLNFTSGYLITRASEMPWNILMIYVPVVLVRAFGIARPVARYFERLAGHNAVLKILSTMRVNLYDMLEPQALFVRSRFQTGDLLGTLADDIEHLQDAYIRTIFPTITALFILLYSVVALAIYDWLFALWIGLCLSVIVFIYPIFSLYFLKKKQMKEKESKGKQYQSLTDAVLGISDWVISGKKDRFIRKYMEMSEKTHEAKREIAFWNHSRTFQLQVITGLILVFVGLWAGHQATLGNILPTYIASFALVTFPVLESLVPVSHAVERIPTYEESLQRIDSIKRTVPKQNDSLRPIERSERPDIEINHLSYQYEAGRDPAVKSLSLHVPFGQKIAILGRSGSGKSTLLQLLLGVRSSTDGEILIDGEKPERYGENIYDVIGVLNQKPYLFATTVENNIRLGKEQATKEDIERVIRQVGLDEYIHSLPKGMDTQMEEAGQRFSGGERQRIALARILLKDTPIVILDEPTVGLDPATERDLLSTMFSVLQDKTVILITHHLIGLENMDKIIFMDHGKIKMSGTHKQLLETNERYRQLYYLDRG; encoded by the coding sequence ATGGAATTGTTTAAATTATACATTCAACCGTATTTAAAACAGTATAAATGGTTAATGACGATAACCGTATTACTCGGAATGATGACCGTTCTTGCGGCAGCTTTACTAAATTTCACTTCCGGATATTTGATTACCCGGGCTTCGGAAATGCCGTGGAACATCCTTATGATTTACGTTCCGGTCGTTCTCGTTCGGGCATTTGGAATTGCAAGGCCGGTCGCTCGTTATTTCGAAAGGCTTGCAGGACATAATGCGGTGTTGAAAATTTTATCTACCATGCGGGTAAATTTGTATGATATGTTGGAACCTCAGGCGTTATTCGTCCGATCCCGGTTCCAGACGGGGGATTTATTAGGTACTCTTGCCGACGATATTGAACATTTACAAGATGCATATATTCGTACAATTTTTCCAACGATTACCGCCTTGTTTATCCTTTTATATTCCGTTGTCGCCTTAGCCATATACGACTGGTTATTTGCGCTTTGGATCGGGCTTTGTTTAAGTGTGATCGTCTTTATTTATCCGATTTTTTCTTTGTATTTTTTAAAAAAGAAACAGATGAAGGAAAAGGAAAGTAAAGGGAAGCAATACCAGTCATTGACCGATGCGGTGCTCGGAATAAGCGATTGGGTCATTAGTGGAAAAAAGGATCGATTTATTCGAAAATACATGGAAATGAGTGAAAAAACCCATGAAGCGAAAAGGGAAATAGCTTTTTGGAACCATTCCCGTACGTTTCAACTGCAAGTCATAACGGGACTTATTTTAGTTTTCGTCGGATTGTGGGCTGGACACCAGGCTACGTTAGGCAACATTTTGCCGACGTATATCGCTTCATTCGCCCTCGTCACTTTTCCCGTTTTGGAAAGTCTCGTACCGGTTTCCCATGCGGTGGAACGGATTCCTACATATGAGGAATCTTTACAACGAATTGACAGTATTAAAAGAACCGTTCCGAAGCAAAACGATTCCCTCCGTCCCATTGAACGGAGCGAGCGGCCAGATATTGAAATAAATCATCTTTCGTATCAATATGAAGCGGGGCGAGATCCGGCGGTAAAATCGTTAAGTTTACACGTTCCCTTCGGACAAAAAATAGCGATTTTAGGTCGCAGTGGCTCTGGAAAGTCCACGTTGTTACAATTATTATTAGGTGTACGTTCCTCAACCGATGGGGAAATATTGATCGATGGGGAAAAACCGGAACGTTACGGGGAAAATATATACGATGTAATAGGTGTGTTGAACCAAAAGCCGTATTTGTTTGCGACTACTGTCGAAAACAATATTCGCCTCGGAAAAGAACAGGCAACGAAGGAAGACATTGAAAGGGTCATCCGTCAAGTAGGTTTGGATGAATACATTCATTCGTTACCAAAGGGGATGGATACACAGATGGAAGAGGCCGGCCAACGCTTTTCCGGTGGAGAACGGCAGCGGATTGCCCTCGCCCGAATTTTATTGAAAGATACGCCGATCGTCATTTTAGATGAACCGACTGTCGGGTTGGATCCGGCAACAGAACGGGATTTACTTTCTACAATGTTTTCCGTACTGCAAGACAAAACCGTCATATTAATTACCCATCATTTAATTGGCTTGGAAAATATGGACAAAATCATCTTTATGGATCACGGTAAAATCAAGATGAGTGGAACCCATAAGCAATTGTTGGAAACGAATGAAAGATATCGTCAACTATATTACCTCGATCGAGGATGA
- the guaC gene encoding GMP reductase, with the protein MEKLFDYEDVQLIPAKCIVNSRKECNTSVTLGKYTFRLPVVPANMQTIIDENIAMYLAENGYFYIMHRFQPEKRLHFVKNMQERGLFSSISVGVKKDEFALIEQLAENGLSPDYITIDIAHGHAISVIQMIQHIKKLLPNSFVIAGNVGTPEAVRELENAGADATKVGIGPGKVCTTKIKTGFGTGGWQLAALNWCSKAASKPIIADGGIRTHGDIAKSIRFGATMVMIGSLFAGHEESPGKTVEVDGKLYKEYFGSASEYQKGERKNVEGKRMLVEHKGRLQDTLTEMEEDLQSAISYAGGKNLNSLRKVDYVVVKNSIFNGDHI; encoded by the coding sequence ATGGAAAAATTGTTTGATTACGAAGATGTTCAACTTATTCCTGCGAAGTGTATCGTCAATAGTCGTAAAGAATGCAATACATCTGTTACATTAGGAAAATATACTTTCCGATTACCAGTCGTACCTGCCAATATGCAAACAATTATTGATGAAAATATCGCGATGTACTTGGCGGAAAACGGCTATTTTTATATTATGCATCGATTTCAACCGGAAAAACGACTCCATTTCGTTAAAAATATGCAAGAACGAGGGTTATTTTCTTCCATTAGCGTCGGGGTGAAAAAAGATGAGTTTGCTTTAATAGAGCAATTGGCAGAAAACGGACTGTCACCCGATTATATTACTATCGATATCGCCCACGGCCATGCCATTTCCGTTATCCAAATGATTCAACATATTAAAAAATTATTGCCGAACAGTTTTGTGATCGCTGGAAATGTCGGTACGCCAGAAGCTGTACGCGAATTGGAAAATGCAGGAGCAGACGCAACGAAAGTAGGGATCGGACCTGGAAAAGTATGTACGACAAAAATTAAAACCGGATTCGGAACCGGTGGCTGGCAGTTAGCCGCTTTAAATTGGTGCTCAAAAGCGGCAAGCAAACCGATTATTGCCGATGGGGGAATACGGACCCATGGGGATATCGCAAAATCGATCCGCTTCGGTGCAACGATGGTCATGATTGGTTCCCTTTTCGCCGGTCACGAGGAATCCCCTGGAAAAACAGTTGAAGTGGACGGAAAATTATACAAAGAATATTTCGGTTCCGCCTCTGAATATCAAAAGGGGGAACGAAAAAACGTGGAAGGAAAACGAATGCTCGTGGAACATAAAGGGCGGCTCCAAGATACGTTAACCGAAATGGAAGAAGATCTTCAATCGGCCATATCTTACGCGGGGGGAAAAAACTTAAACTCATTACGAAAGGTTGATTACGTCGTCGTGAAAAATTCCATTTTCAACGGAGATCACATATAA
- the cydD gene encoding thiol reductant ABC exporter subunit CydD, protein MDKNLLQYKGSKKLMAIIALITLGQSAAIIGQAVYLARAIVSMYEGAASFAVLSSFAYFLGMFIIRHFLQWLKSRLAYRFADETARRLERLLIEQLFQLGPRAVGKHGSGNLVTLAIEGIPSFRTYLELFIPRFIAMLAIPIPIFLYVFSLDRLSGIILALVIPIMIAFLILLGLAAKKQINAQMGTYILLSRHFVDSLRGLVTLKFLGRSKGHRDSIETVSDKFRIATLRTMRVAFLSGFSLDFFSTLSVAVVAVELGLRLIEGNILFEPALAILILAPEYFFPIKDFGNDYHATMDGKEAGKQIHRLLEGENVVGDSSVSLGRWDGKSTLVVRGLEKKSEEGERILYPIDFTVNGFQKIGVVGLSGAGKSTLIDILSGFSRASLGTFRINGSEIPHFSIPDWLNQVVYIPQHPYIFSGTVVDNIRLYEPDAPMDRVKEVVEKTGLSQLIDSFPNGLDERIGQGGRSLSGGEEQRIAIARGLLQNRPIMIFDEPTAHLDIETEHDIKRMMLPLMENKLVFFATHRLHWMKNMDHIFVIENGQLVESGSHDQLMEKKGAYYRLVQAHQGGERNGIV, encoded by the coding sequence ATGGATAAAAACCTTTTGCAATATAAAGGCAGTAAAAAATTAATGGCGATCATTGCTCTCATTACGCTAGGTCAATCGGCAGCCATCATCGGTCAGGCTGTATATTTGGCGCGGGCGATTGTCAGCATGTATGAAGGGGCTGCTAGCTTTGCAGTCCTTTCTTCTTTCGCCTATTTCCTAGGGATGTTTATTATCCGCCATTTTCTTCAATGGTTAAAATCAAGGCTCGCTTACCGATTTGCAGATGAAACGGCAAGAAGGTTGGAACGACTGTTGATCGAACAACTGTTTCAACTCGGACCACGCGCTGTCGGAAAACACGGTTCAGGGAATTTGGTGACCCTTGCCATCGAAGGCATCCCCAGTTTTCGTACGTATCTCGAACTGTTTATTCCGAGATTTATCGCCATGCTTGCCATCCCGATCCCAATTTTTTTATACGTTTTTTCCCTCGATCGTTTGTCAGGGATTATTCTTGCACTCGTCATCCCAATCATGATTGCCTTTTTAATCTTGTTAGGATTGGCGGCGAAAAAACAAATTAATGCTCAAATGGGTACATATATATTGTTATCCCGCCATTTCGTCGATTCGCTACGCGGTTTAGTCACGTTGAAATTTTTAGGTCGGAGTAAGGGCCATCGGGATTCGATTGAGACGGTGAGCGACAAATTCCGAATCGCCACATTAAGGACGATGCGTGTTGCCTTTTTATCCGGGTTTTCCTTAGACTTTTTTTCCACGTTATCCGTAGCGGTTGTCGCCGTTGAACTCGGGTTAAGATTAATCGAAGGAAATATTCTCTTCGAACCGGCATTGGCGATCTTAATTTTAGCACCGGAATACTTTTTCCCGATTAAGGACTTCGGAAATGATTATCATGCGACGATGGACGGGAAAGAAGCAGGGAAACAAATCCATCGTTTATTGGAGGGAGAAAATGTCGTCGGAGACTCGTCGGTATCCCTTGGTCGTTGGGACGGAAAAAGTACGTTAGTTGTCCGTGGACTAGAGAAAAAATCGGAGGAAGGGGAAAGGATTTTATATCCGATCGATTTTACTGTGAACGGGTTTCAAAAAATTGGTGTCGTCGGTTTATCCGGCGCAGGAAAATCTACGCTCATTGATATTTTATCCGGTTTTTCCCGAGCTTCTTTAGGAACATTCCGGATAAACGGTTCGGAAATTCCCCATTTCTCTATTCCCGATTGGTTAAATCAAGTCGTCTACATCCCACAACATCCGTATATTTTTTCAGGGACCGTAGTGGACAATATTCGATTGTACGAACCGGATGCGCCGATGGACCGGGTGAAGGAAGTCGTAGAAAAAACGGGTTTAAGCCAACTGATTGATAGTTTTCCTAACGGATTGGACGAACGAATCGGTCAAGGAGGTCGAAGTTTGAGCGGTGGGGAAGAACAGCGGATTGCCATCGCTAGAGGACTGTTACAAAATCGTCCGATTATGATTTTCGATGAGCCGACCGCCCATCTCGATATTGAAACGGAACATGACATTAAACGGATGATGTTGCCTTTAATGGAAAATAAACTCGTTTTCTTTGCGACACACCGATTACACTGGATGAAAAATATGGACCACATATTCGTTATTGAAAATGGACAATTAGTCGAAAGCGGCTCCCACGACCAACTGATGGAAAAGAAAGGTGCATATTACCGTCTTGTCCAAGCTCATCAAGGAGGTGAGCGAAATGGAATTGTTTAA
- a CDS encoding cytochrome ubiquinol oxidase subunit I, whose translation MSELILARIQFASTTIFHFFFVPLSIGLAFLVALMETLYVVKKQEIYKEMSKFWGKFFLINFAVGVVTGIIQEFQFGMNWSDYSRFVGDVFGPPLAIEALLAFFMESTFIGLWIFGWNRLPKKIHLLSIWLVSFGTAISALWILAANSFMQNPVGYTIQNGRAEMNNFLDILTNEKLLVAYPHTIFASLTTAAFLVGGISAWNLLKKRHIEFFKRSAVISLIIGLVSSLGVAFSGHTQAQYLVSEQPMKMAAAEALWEDSGDPASWTVIAGIDTENKDNTFQLDIPYALSFLSYGKFSGDVKGMNTIQEEYEQLYGEGDYIPPVKTTFWSFRIMVAAGGLMILLSFIGLVLHWRQKLPTSTRFLKWMIPAIFLPYIANTSGWIMSEIGRQPWVVNGLMLTSSGVSPSVSSGQILFSLIAFSLIYTLLAIAMVFLFVKVIKKGPYASETGDATVTDPFSTGRVG comes from the coding sequence ATGAGCGAACTTATTTTAGCTCGTATTCAGTTTGCTTCCACGACGATATTTCACTTCTTTTTCGTACCATTGTCCATAGGTTTAGCATTTCTCGTTGCGCTTATGGAAACGCTTTATGTGGTAAAAAAGCAAGAAATTTACAAAGAAATGTCGAAGTTTTGGGGGAAGTTCTTTCTAATTAATTTTGCTGTAGGTGTAGTAACTGGAATCATTCAAGAATTTCAATTTGGTATGAACTGGTCTGATTATTCTCGATTTGTCGGTGACGTATTTGGTCCTCCATTGGCCATCGAAGCTTTGCTCGCATTTTTTATGGAGTCTACTTTCATTGGTCTATGGATCTTCGGATGGAATCGCCTTCCGAAAAAAATTCATTTATTGTCCATTTGGCTCGTATCGTTCGGGACAGCAATTTCAGCCTTATGGATTTTAGCTGCAAACTCGTTTATGCAAAATCCTGTCGGGTACACGATTCAAAATGGTCGTGCGGAAATGAACAATTTTCTTGATATATTGACGAATGAAAAATTACTCGTTGCTTATCCGCATACAATCTTTGCAAGTTTAACTACCGCAGCCTTTTTAGTCGGGGGCATTTCCGCATGGAACTTGTTGAAAAAGCGGCATATCGAATTTTTCAAACGTTCGGCTGTTATTTCGCTAATCATCGGTTTAGTTTCTTCGTTAGGTGTTGCTTTTTCAGGACATACGCAAGCCCAATATTTAGTATCGGAACAACCGATGAAAATGGCTGCTGCAGAAGCGCTATGGGAAGACAGTGGAGATCCAGCTTCCTGGACGGTCATCGCCGGAATTGATACGGAAAATAAAGATAATACATTCCAATTGGATATTCCTTATGCCCTTAGCTTTTTGTCTTACGGGAAATTTTCCGGTGATGTAAAAGGAATGAATACGATTCAAGAAGAGTATGAACAATTGTATGGAGAAGGAGATTATATTCCACCGGTGAAAACGACTTTCTGGAGTTTTCGTATTATGGTGGCAGCAGGCGGTTTAATGATTTTGTTAAGTTTCATCGGTTTAGTTTTACATTGGAGACAGAAACTTCCAACAAGCACTCGATTCTTAAAATGGATGATTCCGGCCATTTTCTTACCGTATATCGCGAATACGTCGGGGTGGATTATGTCTGAAATCGGACGTCAGCCTTGGGTCGTTAACGGTTTAATGTTGACTTCAAGCGGTGTTTCGCCGAGCGTATCATCCGGACAAATTTTGTTCTCACTCATAGCTTTTTCGTTAATTTATACGCTCCTTGCAATTGCGATGGTATTTTTGTTCGTGAAAGTGATCAAAAAGGGACCGTACGCATCGGAAACGGGTGATGCGACCGTTACGGATCCGTTTAGTACAGGGAGGGTCGGATAA
- a CDS encoding globin-coupled sensor protein — MKLFRRKKSEKVIYRTNEFDEMDVSIRLNDDYYINKMNMIHLKEEDLKRIKWMKPIIEENIDEIVDVFYSSILNVDHLKRMIEQNSTLERLKGTLRIHTLEMFDGRIDDSFLEKRIRIAKAHFRIGLEPNWYMGSFLNLQNKITLIIFREMANMMDPLELITALNKLISFEQQIVLKAYDDENMKRLQNQYEKGKEEMKNEIMQVSENLVALAQETEASVETVSSEFHSVNQNTTESNRQALFAKKFAEEGLKKLHETTERVHFIVDMTEEVTGKMDQLVNSSKKITKIVFIVQEIADRTNLLALNSAIEAARAGEHGKGFAVVSQEVKKLAEQTKSAISEIQSIITISENETNQVVQMIKEMQQSVFSGTSTFRKGNEAIDKVVKSIEQSGTVVSTVHKRIEELNEAIKEIEGMTMQVRISAEQLKEVAFHA; from the coding sequence ATGAAATTATTTCGCAGAAAAAAAAGTGAGAAAGTCATATATCGAACAAATGAATTTGATGAAATGGATGTATCTATCCGATTAAACGACGATTACTATATTAACAAAATGAATATGATCCATTTGAAGGAAGAGGACTTGAAACGGATCAAATGGATGAAACCAATCATCGAAGAAAACATCGATGAAATTGTCGATGTATTTTATTCCTCTATTTTAAACGTCGATCATTTAAAAAGGATGATTGAACAAAATAGTACGTTGGAACGTTTGAAAGGAACGTTACGAATTCATACGTTGGAAATGTTTGACGGCCGCATCGACGACAGTTTTTTAGAAAAGCGAATTCGAATTGCCAAAGCCCATTTTCGCATTGGTTTGGAACCGAATTGGTATATGGGTTCATTTTTAAACTTACAAAATAAAATCACGTTGATCATTTTTCGCGAAATGGCAAACATGATGGATCCGTTAGAATTAATAACCGCGCTCAATAAACTAATTAGTTTTGAACAACAAATCGTTTTAAAAGCGTACGACGACGAAAATATGAAACGATTGCAAAATCAATATGAAAAAGGAAAGGAAGAAATGAAAAATGAAATCATGCAAGTTAGCGAAAATCTCGTTGCTTTAGCCCAAGAGACGGAAGCATCGGTAGAAACGGTAAGCTCGGAATTTCATTCGGTTAATCAAAATACAACGGAAAGTAATCGACAAGCTTTATTTGCAAAAAAATTTGCCGAAGAAGGTTTGAAAAAATTACATGAAACGACGGAAAGGGTCCATTTTATTGTAGATATGACAGAGGAAGTGACGGGAAAAATGGATCAGCTCGTGAATTCATCGAAGAAAATTACGAAAATCGTTTTCATCGTTCAAGAAATCGCCGATCGAACGAATTTATTAGCGCTGAATTCGGCCATTGAAGCGGCGAGGGCCGGTGAACACGGGAAAGGATTTGCCGTCGTCTCTCAAGAAGTAAAGAAGTTGGCTGAACAAACGAAAAGCGCCATATCTGAAATTCAATCGATTATAACCATCTCCGAAAATGAAACGAATCAAGTAGTACAAATGATTAAGGAAATGCAACAGTCGGTGTTTTCCGGTACTTCCACTTTCCGTAAAGGCAATGAAGCAATCGATAAAGTCGTCAAGTCGATCGAACAAAGTGGGACGGTCGTATCAACCGTTCATAAAAGAATAGAAGAATTAAACGAAGCGATCAAGGAAATCGAAGGAATGACAATGCAAGTACGTATATCGGCAGAACAATTGAAGGAAGTAGCCTTTCACGCATAG